The Streptomyces sp. NBC_00344 genome includes a window with the following:
- a CDS encoding glycoside hydrolase family 18 chitinase: protein MSLRLNTRFRSRSLALLLPVAALVGLSAGPAQAAGTTATYTKASDWGSGFEGRWTVKNTGTTAISSWTVEWDFPSGTSVTSAWDADVTGSGNHWTAKNKSYNGSLAPGAGVSFGFNGAGSGAPANCRLNGASCDGGTTTPGDNPPSAPGTPTASALTSTSLTLHWTAATDDNGVKNYDVYRGSTKITTVTGTTANDSGLTAGTSYTYSVRARDTADQVGPASAALTVSTTGGGGGDPGPGGKVKLGYFTDWGIYQRNYQVKNLVTSGSAARITHINYAFGNVTGGKCAIGDAYADYQKTYDASSSVDGTADTWDQPVAGNINQLRELKKKYPGLKVIWSFGGWTWSGGFAQAAQNPAAFAQSCYDLVEDPRWADVFDGIDVDWEYPNACGLSCDTSGAAAFKNVMAALRAKFGSSNLVTAAVSADGSSGGKIDAADYAGAAQYADWFNVMTYDFFGAWDAQGPTAPHSPLTSYTGIPHDGFNTADAIAKYRAKGVPAAKLLIGIGLYGRGWTGVTQAAPGGTATGPAPGTYEQGIEDYKVLKNSCPATGTVAGTAYAKCGSNWWSYDTPATIAGKMSWAKAQGLGGAFFWEFSGDTSNGELVNAISSGIG, encoded by the coding sequence TTGAGCCTTCGCCTGAACACCCGCTTCAGATCCAGATCCCTTGCTCTGCTGCTGCCTGTCGCCGCACTGGTCGGACTCTCCGCGGGACCGGCCCAGGCGGCCGGCACCACCGCCACCTACACCAAGGCCTCCGACTGGGGCAGCGGCTTCGAGGGCCGCTGGACCGTCAAGAACACGGGCACCACCGCGATCAGCAGCTGGACCGTCGAGTGGGACTTCCCCTCCGGCACGTCGGTGACCTCGGCCTGGGACGCCGACGTCACCGGGTCCGGAAACCACTGGACCGCCAAGAACAAGTCGTACAACGGCAGCCTGGCCCCGGGCGCCGGCGTGTCGTTCGGATTCAACGGCGCGGGTTCCGGCGCCCCCGCCAACTGCAGGCTCAACGGAGCCTCCTGCGACGGCGGCACCACCACCCCGGGCGACAACCCGCCCTCCGCTCCCGGCACCCCCACCGCGAGCGCCCTCACCTCGACCTCGCTGACCCTGCACTGGACCGCCGCCACCGACGACAACGGCGTCAAGAACTACGACGTCTACCGTGGCTCCACAAAGATCACGACGGTCACCGGCACCACGGCGAACGACAGCGGCCTGACGGCCGGCACCTCCTACACGTACAGCGTCAGAGCGCGGGACACCGCCGACCAGGTGGGCCCGGCATCCGCCGCCCTGACCGTCTCCACCACCGGCGGCGGGGGCGGCGACCCCGGCCCGGGCGGAAAGGTCAAGCTCGGGTACTTCACCGACTGGGGCATCTACCAGCGCAACTATCAGGTGAAGAACCTGGTGACATCGGGGTCCGCAGCCAGGATCACGCACATCAACTACGCCTTCGGCAACGTCACAGGCGGCAAGTGCGCGATCGGCGACGCCTACGCGGACTATCAGAAGACGTACGACGCGTCCTCCAGCGTCGACGGCACGGCCGACACCTGGGACCAACCGGTGGCCGGGAACATCAACCAGCTGCGCGAGCTCAAGAAGAAGTACCCCGGTCTCAAGGTCATCTGGTCGTTCGGCGGCTGGACGTGGTCCGGCGGCTTCGCCCAGGCCGCCCAGAATCCGGCGGCGTTCGCCCAGTCCTGCTACGACCTGGTCGAGGACCCGCGGTGGGCGGACGTCTTCGACGGCATCGACGTCGACTGGGAGTACCCCAACGCCTGTGGTCTCTCCTGCGACACGAGCGGGGCGGCCGCCTTCAAGAACGTGATGGCCGCGCTGCGCGCCAAGTTCGGCTCGTCGAACCTGGTCACAGCGGCCGTCTCGGCCGACGGATCATCGGGCGGCAAGATCGACGCGGCCGACTACGCGGGAGCCGCGCAGTACGCGGACTGGTTCAACGTCATGACGTACGACTTCTTCGGAGCGTGGGACGCGCAGGGCCCGACGGCGCCGCACTCACCGCTCACCTCCTACACCGGCATCCCGCACGACGGCTTCAACACCGCCGACGCGATCGCCAAGTACCGGGCGAAGGGCGTTCCCGCGGCGAAGCTGCTCATCGGCATCGGGCTCTACGGCCGCGGCTGGACCGGTGTGACCCAGGCCGCTCCGGGCGGCACCGCCACCGGGCCCGCGCCCGGCACCTACGAACAGGGCATCGAGGACTACAAGGTGCTCAAGAACAGCTGCCCGGCCACCGGTACGGTCGCCGGAACCGCCTACGCCAAGTGCGGCTCCAACTGGTGGAGCTACGACACCCCGGCCACCATCGCCGGAAAGATGAGCTGGGCGAAGGCCCAGGGTCTGGGAGGCGCGTTCTTCTGGGAGTTCAGCGGTGACACCAGCAACGGCGAGCTGGTGAACGCGATCAGCAGCGGCATCGGCTGA
- the atpE gene encoding ATP synthase F0 subunit C — MSAELVNLAANNISIQGNLGAVAYGLAAIGPGVGIGLVFGHSIEAMARQPEAMPIIRTNMFLGFALCEVLALLGLVVPFIFSAK; from the coding sequence ATGTCTGCCGAGCTTGTCAACCTCGCCGCCAACAACATCTCGATCCAGGGCAACCTGGGCGCCGTCGCCTACGGTCTTGCCGCCATCGGCCCCGGTGTCGGTATCGGTCTGGTCTTCGGCCACTCGATCGAGGCCATGGCCCGTCAGCCCGAGGCCATGCCGATCATCCGTACCAACATGTTCCTCGGCTTCGCGCTCTGTGAGGTCCTCGCACTGCTCGGCCTGGTCGTTCCCTTCATCTTCTCGGCCAAGTAA
- a CDS encoding F0F1 ATP synthase subunit gamma — translation MGAQLRVYKRRIRSVTATKKITKAMEMIAASRIVKAQRKVTASMPYATELTRAVTAVATGSNTKHPLTTEAENPTRAAILLITSDRGLAGGYSSNAIKAAEQLTQRLRGEGKEVDAYIVGRKGVAYYGFRERKVVESWGGFTDNPTYADAKNVSAPLIAAVQQDTADGGLDELHIVFTEFESMMTQTPVESRLLPLSLDKKAEEPDAKAEVLPLFEFEPSAEGVLDALLPRYVESRVYNALLQSAASEHAARRRAMKSATDNAGDLVKSLSRLANAARQAEITQEISEIVGGSSALADATAGSDK, via the coding sequence ATGGGAGCTCAGCTCCGGGTCTACAAGCGTCGCATCCGATCCGTCACCGCGACCAAGAAGATCACCAAGGCGATGGAGATGATCGCCGCCTCGCGCATCGTCAAGGCGCAGCGCAAGGTGACGGCGTCGATGCCGTACGCGACCGAGCTCACCCGTGCGGTGACCGCGGTGGCAACCGGCTCCAACACCAAGCACCCGCTCACCACCGAGGCGGAGAACCCGACGCGGGCCGCGATTCTGCTCATCACGAGCGACCGCGGTCTGGCCGGCGGGTACTCCTCCAACGCCATCAAGGCGGCGGAGCAGCTGACCCAGCGGCTCCGCGGTGAGGGCAAGGAGGTCGACGCCTACATCGTCGGCCGCAAGGGTGTCGCGTACTACGGCTTCCGCGAGCGCAAGGTCGTGGAGTCGTGGGGCGGATTCACCGACAACCCGACGTACGCGGACGCCAAGAACGTTTCGGCGCCGCTGATCGCCGCGGTCCAGCAGGACACGGCCGATGGTGGTCTGGACGAGCTCCACATCGTCTTCACCGAGTTCGAATCGATGATGACGCAGACGCCGGTCGAGAGCCGGCTGCTGCCGCTCAGCCTCGACAAGAAGGCCGAGGAGCCGGACGCCAAGGCGGAAGTCCTTCCGCTGTTCGAGTTCGAACCGTCGGCGGAGGGCGTGCTCGACGCGCTGCTGCCGCGTTACGTCGAGAGCCGTGTCTACAACGCACTGCTGCAGTCGGCCGCTTCCGAGCACGCCGCCCGCCGCCGCGCGATGAAGTCGGCGACCGACAACGCCGGGGATCTCGTCAAGAGCCTCTCCCGGCTTGCCAATGCGGCCCGACAGGCCGAAATCACCCAGGAAATCAGCGAGATCGTCGGTGGCTCAAGTGCCCTGGCCGACGCGACCGCGGGGAGTGACAAGTAA
- a CDS encoding F0F1 ATP synthase subunit B, with product MTFLAAEGAQNPLIPDTAELIVGLLCFFIVFGILGKKLLPNIQKTLDERHDAIEGGLERAAEAQAEATQTLEQYKAQLAEARHEAARLRQEATEQGATIIEEMRAEGQRQREEIVAAGHAQIESDRKATAAALRQDVGKLATELAGKLVGESLEDHARQSRTVDRFLDDLEDSASKAEATR from the coding sequence ATGACCTTCCTGGCGGCGGAGGGAGCACAGAATCCGCTCATTCCCGACACCGCAGAACTGATTGTCGGTCTGCTCTGCTTCTTCATCGTCTTCGGCATCCTCGGTAAGAAGCTCCTGCCGAACATCCAGAAGACTCTGGACGAGCGGCACGACGCGATCGAGGGCGGCCTGGAGCGGGCGGCCGAGGCTCAGGCCGAGGCCACTCAGACGCTCGAGCAGTACAAGGCTCAGCTCGCCGAGGCCAGGCACGAGGCTGCACGCCTGCGCCAGGAGGCCACCGAGCAGGGCGCCACGATCATCGAGGAGATGCGGGCGGAAGGTCAGCGGCAGCGTGAGGAGATCGTCGCCGCCGGTCACGCCCAGATCGAGTCGGACCGCAAGGCCACTGCTGCCGCTCTGCGGCAGGACGTGGGCAAGCTTGCGACCGAGCTGGCCGGAAAGCTCGTCGGCGAGTCCCTCGAGGACCACGCCCGGCAGAGCCGTACGGTCGACCGCTTCCTCGACGACCTCGAGGACAGCGCTTCGAAGGCCGAGGCCACGCGATGA
- a CDS encoding sensor histidine kinase, translating to MTAPRPHRDDVLIAFAGLLGGVLLWALGLYTQADRPLSGAWALVPLAVMSGAELLRRAAPMTALGIGTPIVLADRFTSGSVATVLMFTDVVYAAVLYGSPAAARRIPWSTALLTIGVTIGSFAWIRTPDALLTGVITGLVVFAPAATGALMRSHREDAVAARLRAGQTALLAEMDRVQAVTAERARMARELHDMVANHLSAIAIHSTAALCLDDPPTTRNALTVIRENSVEGLAEMRRLIGLLRDSGGGRTPVAAPTLAALDSLVEGARANGLDTVLDDDRPAGAGLPAPVELAAYRIVQESLTNALKHASPGRVTVRLSCAGDALAVSVRSPYGDRAGPRAPGSGSGLVGMRERVALLGGTFEAGASGTIWQVRARLPVREKESPV from the coding sequence ATGACCGCTCCGCGTCCGCACCGCGACGATGTCCTCATCGCTTTCGCCGGGCTGCTCGGCGGAGTCCTGCTGTGGGCGCTGGGCCTGTACACCCAGGCGGACCGGCCGCTGTCCGGCGCCTGGGCGCTGGTACCGCTGGCTGTGATGTCCGGCGCGGAACTGCTGCGCAGGGCCGCGCCGATGACCGCGCTGGGCATCGGCACACCCATCGTGCTCGCGGACCGGTTCACCTCGGGCAGCGTGGCCACGGTGCTGATGTTCACCGATGTGGTGTACGCGGCCGTACTGTACGGTTCGCCGGCCGCCGCCCGGCGCATCCCCTGGTCCACCGCACTGCTCACCATCGGCGTGACGATCGGGTCCTTCGCATGGATCCGCACCCCGGACGCCCTGCTGACCGGGGTGATCACAGGACTGGTCGTCTTCGCGCCCGCCGCCACCGGCGCCCTGATGCGCAGCCACCGGGAAGACGCGGTCGCCGCGCGGCTGCGGGCCGGACAGACCGCGCTGCTCGCCGAGATGGACCGGGTGCAGGCGGTCACGGCCGAACGGGCCAGGATGGCGCGCGAGCTCCACGACATGGTGGCCAACCATCTGTCGGCGATCGCCATCCACTCGACCGCCGCGCTCTGCCTGGACGATCCGCCGACCACCCGGAACGCACTGACCGTCATCCGGGAGAACAGCGTCGAGGGACTGGCCGAAATGCGCAGGCTGATCGGACTTCTCCGGGACAGCGGCGGCGGCCGCACGCCTGTCGCCGCACCCACCCTCGCCGCGCTGGACTCGCTGGTGGAGGGGGCCCGTGCGAACGGACTGGACACCGTGCTCGACGACGACCGCCCCGCCGGTGCCGGGCTGCCCGCCCCGGTGGAACTCGCGGCGTACCGCATCGTTCAGGAATCACTCACCAACGCGCTGAAACACGCGTCGCCCGGCAGGGTCACCGTCCGGCTGTCGTGCGCCGGGGACGCACTGGCCGTCTCGGTCCGCAGCCCGTACGGCGACCGGGCGGGTCCACGCGCGCCGGGATCGGGTTCCGGCCTGGTGGGGATGCGGGAACGGGTGGCACTGCTGGGCGGCACGTTCGAAGCGGGAGCGAGCGGCACGATCTGGCAGGTGCGGGCACGGTTGCCCGTACGGGAAAAGGAGTCCCCCGTATGA
- the atpA gene encoding F0F1 ATP synthase subunit alpha has product MAELTIRPEEIRDALENFVQSYKPDAASREEVGTVSVAGDGIAKIEGLPSAMANELLKFEDGTLGLALNLEEREIGAVVLGEFSGIEEGQPVQRTGEVLSVGVGEGYLGRVVDPLGNPIDGLGEIATEGRRALELQAPGVMVRKSVHEPMQTGYKAVDAMVPIGRGQRQLIIGDRQTGKTALAVDTIINQRDNWRSGDEKKQVRCIYVAIGQKGSTIASVRGALEEAGALEYTTIVAAPASDPAGFKYLAPYTGSAIGQHWMYAGKHVLIIFDDLSKQADAYRAVSLLLRRPPGREAYPGDVFYLHSRLLERCAKLSDDMGAGSMTGLPIVETKANDVSAFIPTNVISITDGQCFLESDLFNAGQRPALNVGISVSRVGGSAQHKAMRQVSGRLRVDLAQYRELEAFAAFGSDLDAASKASLERGKRMVELLKQGQYQPMPVEEQVVSVWAGTTGKMDDVPVQDISRFEDELLEHLRRERKELLTSIREGAKMSDDTVTAIGDAIAGFKRQFETSDGKLLGEDAPAVSVSK; this is encoded by the coding sequence ATGGCGGAGCTCACGATCCGGCCGGAGGAGATCCGGGATGCGCTGGAGAACTTTGTCCAGTCGTACAAGCCGGACGCGGCCTCGCGCGAGGAGGTCGGTACGGTCAGCGTGGCCGGCGACGGTATCGCCAAGATCGAGGGTCTTCCCTCGGCCATGGCGAACGAGCTGCTGAAGTTCGAGGACGGCACGCTCGGTCTTGCGCTGAACCTTGAAGAGCGCGAGATCGGTGCTGTCGTACTCGGCGAGTTCAGCGGTATCGAGGAGGGCCAGCCGGTGCAGCGCACCGGTGAGGTGCTCTCGGTCGGCGTCGGCGAGGGCTACCTCGGCCGCGTTGTCGACCCGCTCGGCAACCCGATCGACGGTCTCGGCGAGATCGCGACCGAGGGCCGCCGTGCGCTGGAGCTGCAGGCTCCCGGCGTCATGGTGCGTAAGTCGGTCCACGAGCCGATGCAGACCGGTTACAAGGCTGTCGACGCGATGGTCCCGATCGGCCGTGGCCAGCGTCAGCTGATCATTGGCGACCGTCAGACCGGCAAGACCGCCCTGGCCGTCGACACGATCATCAACCAGCGAGACAACTGGCGCTCCGGCGACGAGAAGAAGCAGGTCCGCTGCATCTACGTCGCCATCGGCCAGAAGGGCTCCACCATCGCGTCCGTGCGCGGTGCGCTGGAAGAGGCGGGCGCCCTGGAGTACACGACGATCGTCGCCGCTCCGGCTTCCGACCCGGCCGGCTTCAAGTACCTGGCGCCGTACACCGGCTCGGCCATCGGCCAGCACTGGATGTACGCCGGCAAGCACGTCCTGATCATCTTCGACGACCTGTCGAAGCAGGCCGACGCCTACCGCGCCGTTTCCCTGCTCCTGCGCCGTCCGCCGGGCCGTGAGGCCTACCCGGGCGACGTCTTCTACCTGCACTCCCGTCTGCTGGAGCGCTGCGCGAAGCTCTCCGACGACATGGGTGCCGGTTCGATGACGGGCCTCCCGATCGTCGAGACCAAGGCGAACGACGTTTCGGCGTTCATTCCGACCAACGTCATCTCCATCACCGACGGCCAGTGCTTCCTGGAGTCCGACCTGTTCAACGCCGGCCAGCGGCCCGCGCTGAACGTCGGTATCTCGGTCTCCCGTGTCGGTGGTTCCGCCCAGCACAAGGCCATGCGCCAGGTGTCCGGACGACTGCGTGTGGACCTCGCCCAGTACCGTGAGCTGGAAGCGTTCGCCGCCTTCGGTTCCGACCTGGACGCGGCCTCCAAGGCTTCGCTGGAGCGCGGTAAGCGCATGGTCGAGCTGCTGAAGCAGGGCCAGTACCAGCCGATGCCGGTCGAGGAGCAGGTTGTCTCCGTCTGGGCCGGTACCACCGGCAAGATGGACGACGTACCGGTCCAGGACATCAGCCGCTTCGAGGACGAGCTTCTGGAGCACCTGCGCCGTGAGCGCAAGGAGCTCCTCACCTCGATCCGCGAGGGCGCCAAGATGTCGGACGACACCGTGACCGCGATCGGCGATGCCATCGCCGGCTTCAAGCGGCAGTTCGAGACCTCGGACGGCAAGCTCCTCGGCGAGGACGCGCCGGCCGTCAGCGTCTCCAAGTGA
- a CDS encoding DUF2550 domain-containing protein — translation MILALLVCGLVVVLVAVGLFVFGLRRRLIQRSGGTFDCSVRWDLPEKPDASGKGWVYGVARYSGDRIMWFRVFSYAPRPRRILERQSIEVVSRRTPEGEEELALLSDAIVLCCSHKDVRLELAMSEDALTGFLAWLEAAPPGQRVNVA, via the coding sequence ATGATCCTCGCTCTGCTTGTGTGCGGTCTGGTCGTCGTACTGGTAGCGGTGGGACTCTTCGTGTTCGGTCTGCGCCGACGGCTGATCCAGCGATCCGGCGGCACCTTCGACTGCAGTGTGCGCTGGGACCTCCCGGAGAAGCCGGACGCCTCCGGGAAGGGCTGGGTCTACGGTGTGGCCCGCTACAGCGGGGACCGCATCATGTGGTTCCGGGTCTTCTCCTACGCCCCGCGCCCCCGGCGCATCCTGGAACGCCAGTCGATCGAGGTCGTCTCCCGGCGCACGCCGGAGGGCGAGGAAGAGCTGGCACTGCTCTCCGACGCGATCGTGCTCTGCTGCTCGCACAAGGACGTACGTCTCGAACTGGCCATGAGCGAGGACGCACTGACCGGATTCCTCGCCTGGCTGGAGGCCGCCCCACCCGGCCAGCGGGTGAATGTGGCATAG
- a CDS encoding response regulator transcription factor codes for MTAHRAIRVLVAEDQSAVRAGLVLILRSAPGIEVIAEAPDGEEAVRLARELRPDLVLMDIQMPRLDGVSATRLMVAEQLAEVLVLTTFDLDEYVFGALRAGAAGFLLKSTDAGDLIAAVRTVARGEGLIAPAVTRRLISEFARTSRGGPPAPAALDGLTRREREVLVCLGGGMSNADIARRLGMAEATVKTHVSRLLGKLDLRNRVQAAVLAQELGL; via the coding sequence ATGACAGCCCATCGAGCGATCCGCGTTCTGGTCGCCGAGGACCAGTCGGCCGTACGGGCAGGTCTGGTCCTGATCCTGCGCAGCGCTCCCGGCATCGAGGTGATCGCCGAGGCGCCGGACGGCGAAGAGGCGGTGCGCCTGGCCCGGGAGCTGCGCCCGGATCTGGTGCTGATGGATATTCAGATGCCCAGGCTCGACGGTGTGTCCGCCACCCGCCTGATGGTCGCCGAGCAGCTCGCGGAGGTGCTGGTGCTGACCACCTTCGATCTTGACGAGTACGTCTTCGGGGCGCTGCGCGCGGGCGCGGCGGGTTTTCTCCTGAAGAGCACCGACGCCGGGGATCTGATCGCCGCGGTTCGGACGGTGGCACGCGGCGAAGGGCTGATCGCACCTGCCGTGACCCGTCGGCTGATCAGCGAGTTCGCCAGGACCAGCCGTGGCGGCCCGCCCGCGCCTGCCGCTCTGGACGGTCTCACCCGGCGTGAGCGGGAGGTACTGGTCTGTCTCGGCGGCGGTATGTCCAACGCGGACATCGCCCGGCGTCTCGGCATGGCGGAGGCCACGGTGAAGACGCATGTGAGCCGGCTCCTGGGCAAGCTGGATCTGCGCAACCGAGTGCAAGCGGCCGTACTGGCGCAGGAGTTGGGCCTGTGA
- a CDS encoding F0F1 ATP synthase subunit epsilon: MAAELHVELVAADRNVWSGEATLVVARTTSGDIGVMAGHQPLLGVLESGPVTIRTNEGTVVAAVHGGFISFADNKLSLLAEIAELADEIDVQRAERALDRAKADTDAAAGRRADVRLRAVAGH, from the coding sequence TTGGCTGCTGAGCTGCACGTCGAGCTGGTCGCGGCGGACCGTAACGTCTGGTCCGGCGAGGCGACCCTGGTTGTCGCGCGCACCACGTCCGGCGACATCGGCGTCATGGCCGGTCACCAGCCGCTGCTCGGTGTGCTGGAATCGGGCCCGGTGACCATCCGAACGAACGAGGGAACCGTTGTCGCCGCAGTGCACGGCGGCTTCATCTCCTTCGCCGACAACAAGCTTTCGCTGCTGGCCGAGATTGCCGAGCTGGCGGACGAGATCGATGTCCAGCGCGCCGAGCGTGCGCTGGACCGCGCAAAGGCGGACACGGACGCCGCAGCAGGGCGACGTGCCGATGTCCGGCTTCGAGCAGTGGCGGGGCACTGA
- a CDS encoding F0F1 ATP synthase subunit delta yields the protein MNGASREALASARERLEALTDSSSVDAAQLADQLAEITKLLDREVTLRRVLTEPAREGEAKAELLGRLLAGQVDGTAVDLVAGMVRSRWSRSRDLVDSVEELAATADLAAAQQAGALDDVEDELFRFGRIVESSPALRAALTDRAATVAAKSELLRSLLGGRAHQVTERLVVRLVTHPRGRSLEAGLQTLSRLAAARRDRVVAVVTSAVPLTDGQKQRLGAALAKLYGRDMHLNLDVDPEVLGGISVRVGEEVINGTIAERLDEASRRLAG from the coding sequence ATGAACGGTGCGAGCCGCGAGGCGCTGGCCTCAGCACGCGAGCGTCTTGAGGCGCTGACCGACTCCTCGTCGGTCGACGCCGCGCAGCTCGCCGACCAGCTGGCCGAGATCACCAAGCTGCTCGACCGCGAGGTGACCCTGCGCCGTGTTCTGACCGAGCCGGCGCGGGAGGGCGAGGCCAAGGCCGAGCTGCTGGGACGACTGCTGGCCGGGCAGGTGGACGGCACCGCCGTCGACCTGGTCGCCGGTATGGTCCGCTCCCGCTGGTCGCGTTCGCGCGATCTGGTCGACTCGGTGGAGGAGCTCGCAGCCACCGCCGATCTGGCCGCGGCCCAGCAGGCCGGGGCACTCGACGACGTCGAGGACGAGCTCTTCAGGTTCGGCCGGATCGTCGAGTCGAGCCCGGCTCTGCGTGCCGCGCTCACCGACCGTGCTGCCACGGTCGCGGCCAAGAGCGAGCTGCTGCGCAGCCTGCTCGGCGGCCGTGCCCACCAGGTCACCGAGCGTCTGGTCGTGCGTCTTGTGACGCACCCCAGGGGACGTAGCCTGGAAGCGGGACTTCAGACCCTGTCCAGGCTCGCTGCCGCGCGCCGGGACCGTGTCGTCGCCGTCGTCACATCGGCGGTGCCGCTCACCGACGGGCAGAAGCAGCGTCTCGGCGCCGCACTGGCGAAGCTGTACGGCCGCGATATGCATCTGAACCTGGACGTGGACCCCGAGGTCCTCGGCGGGATCTCGGTGCGCGTCGGCGAAGAGGTCATCAACGGCACCATCGCCGAGCGTCTCGACGAGGCGTCCCGGCGACTGGCCGGCTGA
- the atpD gene encoding F0F1 ATP synthase subunit beta — MTTTVETAAATGRVARVIGPVVDVEFPVDAMPEIYNALKVEVADPAEDGKLKTLTLEVAQHLGDGVIRAISMQPTDGLVRQAPVVNTGAGITVPVGDVTKGKVFNTLGEILNHPEAESEITERWPIHRKAPAFDQLESKTKMFETGIKVIDLLTPYVTGGKIGLFGGAGVGKTVLIQEMIYRVANNHDGVSVFAGVGERTREGNDLIEEMAESGVIDKTALVFGQMDEPPGTRLRVALAGLTMAEYFRDVQKQDVLFFIDNIFRYTQAGSEVSTLLGRMPSAVGYQPNLADEMGLLQERITSTRGHSITSMQAIYVPADDLTDPAPATTFAHLDATTVLSRPISEKGIYPAVDPLDSTSRILDPRYIAKDHYDAAIRVKGVLQKYKDLQDIIAILGIDELGEEDKLTVHRARRVERFLSQNTHVAKQFTGVDGSDVPLDESITAFNAICDGDYDHFPEQAFFMCGGIEDLKANAKELGVS; from the coding sequence ATGACGACCACTGTTGAGACGGCCGCCGCCACGGGCCGCGTTGCCCGGGTCATCGGCCCGGTCGTCGACGTGGAGTTCCCCGTCGACGCGATGCCGGAGATCTACAACGCCCTCAAGGTCGAGGTCGCAGACCCGGCCGAGGACGGCAAGCTCAAGACGCTGACCCTCGAAGTCGCCCAGCACCTGGGTGACGGTGTGATCCGCGCGATCTCGATGCAGCCCACCGACGGCCTGGTCCGCCAGGCCCCGGTGGTCAACACCGGCGCGGGCATCACGGTGCCGGTCGGTGACGTCACCAAGGGCAAGGTGTTCAACACCCTCGGTGAGATCCTGAACCACCCCGAGGCCGAGTCGGAGATCACCGAGCGCTGGCCGATCCACCGCAAGGCCCCGGCCTTCGACCAGCTCGAGTCGAAGACCAAGATGTTCGAGACCGGCATCAAGGTCATCGACCTTCTCACCCCGTACGTCACGGGTGGAAAGATCGGTCTGTTCGGTGGTGCCGGTGTCGGCAAGACCGTGCTGATCCAGGAAATGATCTACCGCGTCGCCAACAACCACGACGGTGTGTCGGTGTTCGCGGGCGTCGGTGAGCGTACCCGTGAGGGCAACGACCTCATCGAGGAGATGGCCGAATCCGGCGTCATCGACAAGACGGCGCTTGTGTTCGGTCAGATGGACGAGCCCCCGGGCACCCGTCTTCGCGTGGCCCTGGCCGGTCTGACCATGGCGGAGTACTTCCGCGATGTGCAGAAGCAGGACGTGCTCTTCTTCATCGACAACATCTTCCGTTACACCCAGGCCGGTTCCGAGGTGTCCACCCTGCTCGGCCGTATGCCGTCCGCGGTGGGTTACCAGCCGAACCTGGCCGACGAGATGGGTCTGCTGCAGGAGCGCATCACCTCGACGCGTGGACACTCGATCACCTCGATGCAGGCGATCTACGTCCCCGCGGACGACCTGACCGACCCGGCCCCGGCGACCACCTTCGCCCACCTGGACGCGACGACCGTTCTGTCCCGTCCGATCTCGGAGAAGGGCATCTACCCGGCGGTCGACCCGCTGGACTCGACGTCCCGCATCCTGGACCCGCGTTACATCGCGAAGGACCACTACGACGCGGCGATCCGCGTCAAGGGTGTCCTTCAGAAGTACAAGGACCTCCAGGACATCATCGCGATCCTCGGTATCGACGAGCTGGGCGAGGAGGACAAGCTCACTGTCCACCGTGCCCGTCGTGTCGAGCGCTTCCTGTCGCAGAACACCCACGTCGCCAAGCAGTTCACCGGCGTGGACGGTTCGGACGTGCCGCTCGACGAGTCGATCACCGCGTTCAACGCGATCTGTGACGGGGACTACGACCACTTCCCCGAGCAGGCGTTCTTCATGTGCGGTGGCATCGAGGACCTCAAGGCCAACGCCAAGGAGCTCGGCGTCTCCTGA